The DNA region ATTCCTGTTTTCCTTATAATTGGAACAGGCTCTAAAAAAAATCTCCAAGTTTGTTAGGACAAATATTCTTCCCGGGGCAATTGCAGAGGTTGGACTGCTTTGTTGTGCATGTGTTCATTCAAATCCAGAAGAGGCAGTTGTTCACCTTGTAGAACCAATTTTATCATCTGTTCTATCCTCTTTGAATGGGACACCTGTTACAGGATTTGGAGGAAGAGGAACTCTGGATCCCTCTGCTTCAACGAAGGTGTTTTTCTTCCCAAGTGTTCTTGATAGTTTTGTTGCTATTCCATATTTTTATAGTGgaagttgatatatatattttcttttgtaGGCTAAACCCACCCTTTCTCCAGCTCTTGAAACAGCAATTGATTATCAATTGAAAATATTATCGGTCGCCATCAGTTATGGAGGCTCAGCACTTCTCCGTTATAAGCATCAATTCAAGGAAGTGATTGTTTCTGCATTTGACTCCCCATCTTGGAAGGTTACCCCGCTCTTTGAATAAGATGTTTTATGAACCTGTTTTGTTTAGTTTTGCCACTCAGTTTTTATTTTAGGTTGTTTTTATGACTGACTTGTTTCCAAAATCAGGTAAATGGGGCTGGTGATCATCTTCTTCGCTCTCTGCTGGGAAGCCTGGTCCTTTATTATCCTATGGATCAGtacaagtatttaaaatttttatttgctcaaataattatgaattttctttttagtttttcaatTGACTTGGAACAAAATAAAGGAGATTCTGGCTTTTAGGTGCACCTTCAATCACCCTGCTGCCGCTGCATTAGAGGAATGGATCAGTGCAAAAGATTATTCTGATGGAGCACTGAAGGGCCCTAGGTGGCATGTTCCGAGTGATGAAGAAGTTCAATTTGCTAATGAACTTTTGATTCTTCATTTTCAGTCGGCTTTAGATGATCTTTTAAGAATATGCCAAACTAAGATCCACTCGGATCCAGGTAAATGTAATCTTGTCTTTTAGTATAGAAGACTGATATGTAAAATATTCAGGAAAATCTGTCTGGATAAGGGTGcttatgtttttcatttttcatttttggggATCTTCATAAAGTATTGATTTTCTTAAATTCATGGGTTAATTCATAGGTtagaaaatgataatattttttctttgacATTTTCATGCAAATTTTCACAGGCAATGAGAAAGAGCACTTGAAAGTGACTCTTTTACGGATTGACTCTTGCTTGCAAGGTGTATTATCATGCTTGCCTGATTTCAGCCCACCTTCCAGGAATGGCACAATCCAGGACTCCTGTAATCCTTTTCTAATAGCTGGAGCTACAGGTGCAAGGGTTGGAAGCACTCAACTGCGAGAAAAGGCTGCTGAGGTTATACACACAGCCAGCAAGTAATAGTCTAATTGCTTTGCATCTGAGCATTACAATCTAAGCAGCTATAGTTTCTGAATCTTCTTTGCTGTGTGCACAGATACTTATTAGAGGAAAAGTCAGATGACAGCATTTTATTGATTCTCATTATACGTATCATGGATGCTCTTGGAAACTACGGTAATGGACAGTATTCATGGATGAAATGAATGTCAAAACTTATTGGCGATGCTAATAGTAATTAATAATTTGCTTCAATTGTTTTTCCCGTTCTGACCTGCATCTTCTttctcataaatttatattccaacCTGTTTCATATAGGAAGTTTGGAATATGATGAGTGGTCAAATCATAGGCAGGCTTGGAAGTTGGAATCTGCTGCCATCATAGAACCTCCAATAAATTTTATCGTGTCTTCACATTCTAAAGGAAAGAGAAGGTACAGTGTTCTATGTTGATGTTCCTTTTGGCAATTGTACAATACTATAATGTTAAAGAGGATCATGTCATCTAAATTTTGAAGTGATTTGTGCATTACAGGCCTAGGTGGGCCATCATTGACAAGGCAGATATGCACAGCACTTGGAGATCATCGCAATCGTCTTATCATCTGTTTCGTACAAGTGGAAATTTCTCTCCACCAGACCATGTAATTCTGTTGATGGATGATCTTTTAAATCTTTCTTTGCATAACTATGAAAGCGTTCGCATGTAAGTCTTCTCATTTTAATCATTCTGTCATGTCATTTGAGGACCACTCACCTAGCATTTAACTTGAATCTTTTAAAATGTACAAAGTACTATCAAGAGATGCAGACATGCACATAAAAAAACTCAATCTACACAATTATTTGAACATGTTCTAAGATAAATAGTCTAGTACATTTGAACTTCACATGTGACAACTGTTATCATTTTATTGGTATATATAGATATCAATAAACTATTATAGTTTTATTGGTATATTGAAATTATACAGCTGAAGGCAATTTCATTTCTGCACATTTTAAGCTGTTAGGTGAGTAGATCTATGTCAACATATTTTTGGTCTTACCTGGCAACCACTCCTGCTTGTTTGTTAGGCTTGCTGGAAAATCTCTGTTGAAGATAATGAAGAGGTGGCCGTCTTTGATTTCGAAGTGTGTGCTCTCTCTGTGTGAGAATTTGAGGAAACCTAATTCACCTGAACATGCTGTCCTTGGTTCTTGTGCTGTGCTTTCTACACAGACAGTTCTCAAGCATTTAACAATGGTAATCATTCAGCATAAAGTGGTCTTAGTTATATTCTCAATGCTGCTTTGCTTATAACCACTCTATTATTTCAGGATCCAAAAGCATTCTCCTCATTTCTCCTTGCTGTTCTATTAAGGTGACCTTGATTTCTTTTCTGGATGTACTTTAAACTGTACTTGAAGTTACATTAAAATATCATTGGCTTTATGCATTTTTCCACGATTTTCAGCTCCCATCATGAATCACTGAAAGCCCAGAAAGCAATCAATGAGGTATAATTTTGTCCTGTTGTCATGTTCTGGAGTTCACCTGTCAAATTTCTTGCTTATAGTTTCTCTATTCTTCCAGCTttttgtcaaatacaatatcCACTTTGCGGGTGTTTCTAAAAGCATATTTAAGACAATCGACAATCATATGGATACCCCAGATTTTGCAGATTTGGTGTCTCAGATTGGTTCAATGAGTTTTGATTCTACAGGTTTGCATTGGCGGTAAGGATAACCGTTTGCCCAATTGATATGCTGTTATTTCTTATTAATTGTGGACATTTATGAAGGTTGCAGTGCGTTTAAACTTTTATTATAAATTGCATGTGTGCATTATTTCATTTTACACTTCAGCATTATTTTCCTACCATACCTTGAAATAATGTGATATCGGACTAAGGGTCTTCTTTTGTTCTTTTTGGTGTTTAAATCTTTGGTTCCAGGTATAATCTGATGGCTAATAGAGTTTTGCTATTGTTGGCTATGGTGTGTCGCAGTGACCCACacatttcaccaaaaatcatttCTGAAACTGCCGGTGAGTGTTTTTCTTGGTCACAATGGAGTTTGTCTTAACTGCCCGTCAGTATTTGTCCCAATAATTTATcaggaaattttcaaaagtttttatcatcttttttgcCTGCTTAGGTCACTTCCTAAAGAACTTGAAAAGTCAACTTCCTCAGACTAGAATACTTGCAATATCGGCTCTTAATACGCTATTAAAAGACTCACCTCATAAGATATCCGCTGATCAACCAGTTTTCTCTACGAATTCACAAGAAAGTGCTAAATCTGTCATTGAAGGAGCATTACATGAGATATTTCAGGAAGAGGGATTCTTTAATGAGACCTTAAATAGTTTGTCTCATGTCCATATAACTGATACAGATAGCGCATCTTCCAGGGGAAATCATGGCAATTCTTCTTTTCAGAGCTTGGCTGACAAATCAATCACCCGTTTTTATTTCGACTTTTCAGCTTCATGGCCACGTACTCCTAGTTGGATCTCTTTATTAGGAAGTGATACATTTTACTCAAACTTTGCCCGTATATTTAAGCGGTTAATACAAGAATGTGGGATGCCAGTTTTATTGGCTTTGAAAAGTACATTGGAGGAGTTTGTAAATTCCAAAGAGAGGTCTAAGCAGTGTGTTGCTGCTGAAGCATTTGCTGGAGTGTTACATTCTGATGTGAATGGTCTTTTAGAGGAATGGGATAGCTGGATGATGGTCCAGTTGCAGCACATTATTCTTGCTCAATCCGTTGAATCCATTCCTGAGTGGGCAGCTTGTATACGTTATGCAGTTACTGGGAAAGGAAAGCATGGAACACGAGTTCCCCTTCTGAGACAACAGATTTTGAATTGCTTGGTGACACCTTTACCTCCAGCTGTAACTACTACAGTAGTTGCAAAgcgctatgcttttatttctgcTGCACTTATAGAACTATCCCCACAAAAAATGCCCGTGCCTGAGATACAGCTGCACAGTAAACTTCTGGATGAGTTGCTGGGTAATATGTGCCACTCTTCTGCCCAAGTAAGCTTGCCTCTCATCTAAATATGTCAATTTCACTTTAAAATTATTGTGGGTGTGAATTGGTGTTAACCTCCCTCTCCCCTCTATATATATTGTCTGCAGATCTGTTGTGAGTTGTTGTATGGACAACCTTAAAAATCTGGATAAGAATGTGGATATTTTCATgaagtttttcttttaataaatctCTTAAAATTTTGTGTTCGCCAGGTAAGGGAAGCTATTGGGGTTGCCCTATCTGTGTTGTGCTCTAACATTCGGCTTTATGTGTCATCTTCACAAGATCATTCAAATGAAAGGGGAAAGACTGAAATTAATAACCAACTTAAGCAGGAAAACTGGGTTCAACTACTAACAGAAAGAGCATCTGAAGTTGTTGTGAACATTCAGAATTCCAGCCTGTCTGATGTTTTAGATAACTCAACAGATATAAATATCAGAAATGCTCATCAGAATGGTGGTTCACAGGATGATGTCAAATGGATGGAAactgtaataatttattttatctcttcctttttatttttatttttttgaaactcTTAACTTAATAATCTTTGCTTTTTTGTATCTCTGTTTGATCACTTTCCCTTTGTAACATGAGCAGTTATTTCATTTTATCATCTCAACCTTGAAGTCTGGAAGATCTTCATATTTGCTTGACGTTATTGTGGGGCTTCTTTACCCTGTAATTTCCTTGCAGGTATGTACAAGAGATTCTTCTAGTTATTTGTTTTAGATTCTTTTTAATGGGATATTTTCTATCACCTAACAACAATTTGAGCGGGTTATATCCAACTTAATGTgctatctttttctttccaaaaAATTATAGGcaaaaaattatttgattataATGTTTCCgaaaagggagaaagaaaaaaaagcccACTATTAATACTGAAAGTTATCATTATGTTAGAGGTGGATTCTGGAAGTAATCATTCCTCGTTcagttgaaaaatattttcatagcATTTACAGTATGGTTTACTGTCTTTGCTCTTTTTTCTATTACTTTCTAGATTCTGTTTCTATGTTACTCAGACTTGGGTGAGTGTCGGATACATATCTGTATCCGACACAGGTATGGTTAGTTTTTCATATCCGTACATATATGTGTCGGAAACGAGTACTTCATGAAAAATGAAGAGTCTGAAcaaaatatttttgtttgaaCCTTTTATTTAGTTCTCCAATTTGGGGCTCAATATTCTTTCCAATGAGTTATCTATTGCAGATAGAAGCCTCTGATATGTAAACTGTGGTAATTTTCATTTAATAGTAATTAAACACTGTAT from Gossypium hirsutum isolate 1008001.06 chromosome A04, Gossypium_hirsutum_v2.1, whole genome shotgun sequence includes:
- the LOC107931144 gene encoding proteasome activator subunit 4 isoform X1, whose amino-acid sequence is MHLYNAWLPPPVAEETKKEKESFSRVVSSLKDLYRPDDPDSVYSTLKWISVIDLHAITRHAHSYSFIKAKSDISLEDVVSVVQIGLELFHKSQSKLYVQVRWGNILVRLLNKYRKKLSLKVQWHPLYDTLIHTHFTRNTGPEGWRLRQRHFEMVTSLVRSCRRFFPAGSASEIWSEFRSLLENPWHNATFEGAGFLRLFLPTNADNQDFFSDTWIRECMELWDSIPNCQFWNSQWTAIVARVVKNCKFINWECFLPTLFTKFLNMFEVPVASGSGSYPFSVDVPRNTRFLFSNKTVTPAKAIAKSVVYLLKPSSVAQEHFEKLVNLLEQYYHPSNGGRWTYSLERFLLYLVITFQKRLQHEQQNTDNDIQAELYLGKLERTAFVNVLLRLIDRGQYSKNEHLSETVATATSILSYVEPSLVLPFLASRFHMALETLTATHQLKTAVMSVAFAGRSLFFTSLSSSSVKSADLEGGDDTFIALLMISLSNALLGMDANDPPKTLATMQLIGSIFSNMAMLDDNMDELSFMPMIRFSEWLDEFFCRLFSLLLHLEPSSVLNEGLHSSATSGTFLVEDGPYYYCMLEILLGRLSKQLYNQALKKISKFVRTNILPGAIAEVGLLCCACVHSNPEEAVVHLVEPILSSVLSSLNGTPVTGFGGRGTLDPSASTKAKPTLSPALETAIDYQLKILSVAISYGGSALLRYKHQFKEVIVSAFDSPSWKVNGAGDHLLRSLLGSLVLYYPMDQYKCTFNHPAAAALEEWISAKDYSDGALKGPRWHVPSDEEVQFANELLILHFQSALDDLLRICQTKIHSDPGNEKEHLKVTLLRIDSCLQGVLSCLPDFSPPSRNGTIQDSCNPFLIAGATGARVGSTQLREKAAEVIHTASKYLLEEKSDDSILLILIIRIMDALGNYGSLEYDEWSNHRQAWKLESAAIIEPPINFIVSSHSKGKRRPRWAIIDKADMHSTWRSSQSSYHLFRTSGNFSPPDHVILLMDDLLNLSLHNYESVRMLAGKSLLKIMKRWPSLISKCVLSLCENLRKPNSPEHAVLGSCAVLSTQTVLKHLTMDPKAFSSFLLAVLLSSHHESLKAQKAINELFVKYNIHFAGVSKSIFKTIDNHMDTPDFADLVSQIGSMSFDSTGLHWRYNLMANRVLLLLAMVCRSDPHISPKIISETAGHFLKNLKSQLPQTRILAISALNTLLKDSPHKISADQPVFSTNSQESAKSVIEGALHEIFQEEGFFNETLNSLSHVHITDTDSASSRGNHGNSSFQSLADKSITRFYFDFSASWPRTPSWISLLGSDTFYSNFARIFKRLIQECGMPVLLALKSTLEEFVNSKERSKQCVAAEAFAGVLHSDVNGLLEEWDSWMMVQLQHIILAQSVESIPEWAACIRYAVTGKGKHGTRVPLLRQQILNCLVTPLPPAVTTTVVAKRYAFISAALIELSPQKMPVPEIQLHSKLLDELLGNMCHSSAQVREAIGVALSVLCSNIRLYVSSSQDHSNERGKTEINNQLKQENWVQLLTERASEVVVNIQNSSLSDVLDNSTDINIRNAHQNGGSQDDVKWMETLFHFIISTLKSGRSSYLLDVIVGLLYPVISLQETSNKDLSTLAKAAFELLKWRIILEPHLQKAVSVILSSANDPNWRTRSSALTYLRTFMFRHTFILSKGDKQKIWKTVERLLQDSQVEVREHAAAVLAGLMKGGDEDLARDFRERAYIEANTIQRSRKTRNRNSGHSAASVHGVVLALAASVLSVPYDMPSWLPHHVTLLARFSGEPSPVKSTVTKAVAEFRRTHADTWNVQKDSFTEEQLEVLADTSSSSSYFA
- the LOC107931144 gene encoding proteasome activator subunit 4 isoform X2; the protein is MHLYNAWLPPPVAEETKKEKESFSRVVSSLKDLYRPDDPDSVYSTLKWISVIDLFIKAKSDISLEDVVSVVQIGLELFHKSQSKLYVQVRWGNILVRLLNKYRKKLSLKVQWHPLYDTLIHTHFTRNTGPEGWRLRQRHFEMVTSLVRSCRRFFPAGSASEIWSEFRSLLENPWHNATFEGAGFLRLFLPTNADNQDFFSDTWIRECMELWDSIPNCQFWNSQWTAIVARVVKNCKFINWECFLPTLFTKFLNMFEVPVASGSGSYPFSVDVPRNTRFLFSNKTVTPAKAIAKSVVYLLKPSSVAQEHFEKLVNLLEQYYHPSNGGRWTYSLERFLLYLVITFQKRLQHEQQNTDNDIQAELYLGKLERTAFVNVLLRLIDRGQYSKNEHLSETVATATSILSYVEPSLVLPFLASRFHMALETLTATHQLKTAVMSVAFAGRSLFFTSLSSSSVKSADLEGGDDTFIALLMISLSNALLGMDANDPPKTLATMQLIGSIFSNMAMLDDNMDELSFMPMIRFSEWLDEFFCRLFSLLLHLEPSSVLNEGLHSSATSGTFLVEDGPYYYCMLEILLGRLSKQLYNQALKKISKFVRTNILPGAIAEVGLLCCACVHSNPEEAVVHLVEPILSSVLSSLNGTPVTGFGGRGTLDPSASTKAKPTLSPALETAIDYQLKILSVAISYGGSALLRYKHQFKEVIVSAFDSPSWKVNGAGDHLLRSLLGSLVLYYPMDQYKCTFNHPAAAALEEWISAKDYSDGALKGPRWHVPSDEEVQFANELLILHFQSALDDLLRICQTKIHSDPGNEKEHLKVTLLRIDSCLQGVLSCLPDFSPPSRNGTIQDSCNPFLIAGATGARVGSTQLREKAAEVIHTASKYLLEEKSDDSILLILIIRIMDALGNYGSLEYDEWSNHRQAWKLESAAIIEPPINFIVSSHSKGKRRPRWAIIDKADMHSTWRSSQSSYHLFRTSGNFSPPDHVILLMDDLLNLSLHNYESVRMLAGKSLLKIMKRWPSLISKCVLSLCENLRKPNSPEHAVLGSCAVLSTQTVLKHLTMDPKAFSSFLLAVLLSSHHESLKAQKAINELFVKYNIHFAGVSKSIFKTIDNHMDTPDFADLVSQIGSMSFDSTGLHWRYNLMANRVLLLLAMVCRSDPHISPKIISETAGHFLKNLKSQLPQTRILAISALNTLLKDSPHKISADQPVFSTNSQESAKSVIEGALHEIFQEEGFFNETLNSLSHVHITDTDSASSRGNHGNSSFQSLADKSITRFYFDFSASWPRTPSWISLLGSDTFYSNFARIFKRLIQECGMPVLLALKSTLEEFVNSKERSKQCVAAEAFAGVLHSDVNGLLEEWDSWMMVQLQHIILAQSVESIPEWAACIRYAVTGKGKHGTRVPLLRQQILNCLVTPLPPAVTTTVVAKRYAFISAALIELSPQKMPVPEIQLHSKLLDELLGNMCHSSAQVREAIGVALSVLCSNIRLYVSSSQDHSNERGKTEINNQLKQENWVQLLTERASEVVVNIQNSSLSDVLDNSTDINIRNAHQNGGSQDDVKWMETLFHFIISTLKSGRSSYLLDVIVGLLYPVISLQETSNKDLSTLAKAAFELLKWRIILEPHLQKAVSVILSSANDPNWRTRSSALTYLRTFMFRHTFILSKGDKQKIWKTVERLLQDSQVEVREHAAAVLAGLMKGGDEDLARDFRERAYIEANTIQRSRKTRNRNSGHSAASVHGVVLALAASVLSVPYDMPSWLPHHVTLLARFSGEPSPVKSTVTKAVAEFRRTHADTWNVQKDSFTEEQLEVLADTSSSSSYFA
- the LOC107931144 gene encoding proteasome activator subunit 4 isoform X4; this encodes MCRNTGPEGWRLRQRHFEMVTSLVRSCRRFFPAGSASEIWSEFRSLLENPWHNATFEGAGFLRLFLPTNADNQDFFSDTWIRECMELWDSIPNCQFWNSQWTAIVARVVKNCKFINWECFLPTLFTKFLNMFEVPVASGSGSYPFSVDVPRNTRFLFSNKTVTPAKAIAKSVVYLLKPSSVAQEHFEKLVNLLEQYYHPSNGGRWTYSLERFLLYLVITFQKRLQHEQQNTDNDIQAELYLGKLERTAFVNVLLRLIDRGQYSKNEHLSETVATATSILSYVEPSLVLPFLASRFHMALETLTATHQLKTAVMSVAFAGRSLFFTSLSSSSVKSADLEGGDDTFIALLMISLSNALLGMDANDPPKTLATMQLIGSIFSNMAMLDDNMDELSFMPMIRFSEWLDEFFCRLFSLLLHLEPSSVLNEGLHSSATSGTFLVEDGPYYYCMLEILLGRLSKQLYNQALKKISKFVRTNILPGAIAEVGLLCCACVHSNPEEAVVHLVEPILSSVLSSLNGTPVTGFGGRGTLDPSASTKAKPTLSPALETAIDYQLKILSVAISYGGSALLRYKHQFKEVIVSAFDSPSWKVNGAGDHLLRSLLGSLVLYYPMDQYKCTFNHPAAAALEEWISAKDYSDGALKGPRWHVPSDEEVQFANELLILHFQSALDDLLRICQTKIHSDPGNEKEHLKVTLLRIDSCLQGVLSCLPDFSPPSRNGTIQDSCNPFLIAGATGARVGSTQLREKAAEVIHTASKYLLEEKSDDSILLILIIRIMDALGNYGSLEYDEWSNHRQAWKLESAAIIEPPINFIVSSHSKGKRRPRWAIIDKADMHSTWRSSQSSYHLFRTSGNFSPPDHVILLMDDLLNLSLHNYESVRMLAGKSLLKIMKRWPSLISKCVLSLCENLRKPNSPEHAVLGSCAVLSTQTVLKHLTMDPKAFSSFLLAVLLSSHHESLKAQKAINELFVKYNIHFAGVSKSIFKTIDNHMDTPDFADLVSQIGSMSFDSTGLHWRYNLMANRVLLLLAMVCRSDPHISPKIISETAGHFLKNLKSQLPQTRILAISALNTLLKDSPHKISADQPVFSTNSQESAKSVIEGALHEIFQEEGFFNETLNSLSHVHITDTDSASSRGNHGNSSFQSLADKSITRFYFDFSASWPRTPSWISLLGSDTFYSNFARIFKRLIQECGMPVLLALKSTLEEFVNSKERSKQCVAAEAFAGVLHSDVNGLLEEWDSWMMVQLQHIILAQSVESIPEWAACIRYAVTGKGKHGTRVPLLRQQILNCLVTPLPPAVTTTVVAKRYAFISAALIELSPQKMPVPEIQLHSKLLDELLGNMCHSSAQVREAIGVALSVLCSNIRLYVSSSQDHSNERGKTEINNQLKQENWVQLLTERASEVVVNIQNSSLSDVLDNSTDINIRNAHQNGGSQDDVKWMETLFHFIISTLKSGRSSYLLDVIVGLLYPVISLQETSNKDLSTLAKAAFELLKWRIILEPHLQKAVSVILSSANDPNWRTRSSALTYLRTFMFRHTFILSKGDKQKIWKTVERLLQDSQVEVREHAAAVLAGLMKGGDEDLARDFRERAYIEANTIQRSRKTRNRNSGHSAASVHGVVLALAASVLSVPYDMPSWLPHHVTLLARFSGEPSPVKSTVTKAVAEFRRTHADTWNVQKDSFTEEQLEVLADTSSSSSYFA
- the LOC107931144 gene encoding proteasome activator subunit 4 isoform X3; its protein translation is MCRWGNILVRLLNKYRKKLSLKVQWHPLYDTLIHTHFTRNTGPEGWRLRQRHFEMVTSLVRSCRRFFPAGSASEIWSEFRSLLENPWHNATFEGAGFLRLFLPTNADNQDFFSDTWIRECMELWDSIPNCQFWNSQWTAIVARVVKNCKFINWECFLPTLFTKFLNMFEVPVASGSGSYPFSVDVPRNTRFLFSNKTVTPAKAIAKSVVYLLKPSSVAQEHFEKLVNLLEQYYHPSNGGRWTYSLERFLLYLVITFQKRLQHEQQNTDNDIQAELYLGKLERTAFVNVLLRLIDRGQYSKNEHLSETVATATSILSYVEPSLVLPFLASRFHMALETLTATHQLKTAVMSVAFAGRSLFFTSLSSSSVKSADLEGGDDTFIALLMISLSNALLGMDANDPPKTLATMQLIGSIFSNMAMLDDNMDELSFMPMIRFSEWLDEFFCRLFSLLLHLEPSSVLNEGLHSSATSGTFLVEDGPYYYCMLEILLGRLSKQLYNQALKKISKFVRTNILPGAIAEVGLLCCACVHSNPEEAVVHLVEPILSSVLSSLNGTPVTGFGGRGTLDPSASTKAKPTLSPALETAIDYQLKILSVAISYGGSALLRYKHQFKEVIVSAFDSPSWKVNGAGDHLLRSLLGSLVLYYPMDQYKCTFNHPAAAALEEWISAKDYSDGALKGPRWHVPSDEEVQFANELLILHFQSALDDLLRICQTKIHSDPGNEKEHLKVTLLRIDSCLQGVLSCLPDFSPPSRNGTIQDSCNPFLIAGATGARVGSTQLREKAAEVIHTASKYLLEEKSDDSILLILIIRIMDALGNYGSLEYDEWSNHRQAWKLESAAIIEPPINFIVSSHSKGKRRPRWAIIDKADMHSTWRSSQSSYHLFRTSGNFSPPDHVILLMDDLLNLSLHNYESVRMLAGKSLLKIMKRWPSLISKCVLSLCENLRKPNSPEHAVLGSCAVLSTQTVLKHLTMDPKAFSSFLLAVLLSSHHESLKAQKAINELFVKYNIHFAGVSKSIFKTIDNHMDTPDFADLVSQIGSMSFDSTGLHWRYNLMANRVLLLLAMVCRSDPHISPKIISETAGHFLKNLKSQLPQTRILAISALNTLLKDSPHKISADQPVFSTNSQESAKSVIEGALHEIFQEEGFFNETLNSLSHVHITDTDSASSRGNHGNSSFQSLADKSITRFYFDFSASWPRTPSWISLLGSDTFYSNFARIFKRLIQECGMPVLLALKSTLEEFVNSKERSKQCVAAEAFAGVLHSDVNGLLEEWDSWMMVQLQHIILAQSVESIPEWAACIRYAVTGKGKHGTRVPLLRQQILNCLVTPLPPAVTTTVVAKRYAFISAALIELSPQKMPVPEIQLHSKLLDELLGNMCHSSAQVREAIGVALSVLCSNIRLYVSSSQDHSNERGKTEINNQLKQENWVQLLTERASEVVVNIQNSSLSDVLDNSTDINIRNAHQNGGSQDDVKWMETLFHFIISTLKSGRSSYLLDVIVGLLYPVISLQETSNKDLSTLAKAAFELLKWRIILEPHLQKAVSVILSSANDPNWRTRSSALTYLRTFMFRHTFILSKGDKQKIWKTVERLLQDSQVEVREHAAAVLAGLMKGGDEDLARDFRERAYIEANTIQRSRKTRNRNSGHSAASVHGVVLALAASVLSVPYDMPSWLPHHVTLLARFSGEPSPVKSTVTKAVAEFRRTHADTWNVQKDSFTEEQLEVLADTSSSSSYFA